A genomic region of Thunnus albacares chromosome 2, fThuAlb1.1, whole genome shotgun sequence contains the following coding sequences:
- the LOC122966866 gene encoding UDP-glucuronosyltransferase 2A2-like, whose protein sequence is MIQLRLVTLAALFCSLLSADGGKVLVFPVDGSHWVNMKVLIQELHSRGHNITVIRPENSWYIKAESHHYQSITLDVAPGFDVNNMNNFTARMLQLRREVHSSTSAFIKAGEEFMVMMDRVHKAVVDKLQKIFEDAKLMQFFQEAKYDVVLTDPFLGGGVLLAHRLGLPLVFNVRWTVMEDGHHTVAPSPLSYVPIPGSELTDRMSFWQRVKNVFFSLMVLHVRVIIEDSHYTPFVHRHFGPDVHYDELVQAADVWLMRTDFTFEFPRPTMPNVVYMGGFQCKPSKALSQDLEDFVQSSAEHGVIIMSLGTLVGNLPEDIAEHVAAAFAQLPQKVIWRHTGKRPSTLGNNTLLLDWLPQNDLLGHPKTRVFVAHGGTNGLQEAIYHGVPIVGIPLMFDQDDNLFRMRARGVAKVLDINTLHKDNFLEAVKEVLHQPSYRENMQELSRLHRDQPLKPLDRAMFWIEFVMRHKGAAHLKTDSYKMSWIQYHSIDVITLLLVSVTLMSLICILIVKCLWCKVFGRKKKNPK, encoded by the coding sequence ATGATCCAGTTGAGACTGGTGACACTGGCTGCACTGTTCTGCTCTCTTCTTAGTGCTGATGGAGGGAAAGTCCTTGTTTTCCCTGTGGATGGAAGCCACTGGGTCAACATGAAAGTCCTCATCCAAGAGCTCCACTCCAGAGGTCACAACATCACAGTGATCCGGCCTGAAAACAGCTGGTATATCAAAGCAGAGTCCCATCACTACCAGTCAATCACCCTCGATGTTGCTCCTGGATTTGATGTGAACAACATGAATAATTTTACAGCAAGAATGCTGCAACTCCGGCGTGAGGTCCATAGTTCAACTTCAGCTTTCATCAAAGCTGGAGAGGAATTTATGGTGATGATGGATCGTGTTCACAAAGCCGTGGTTGATAAATTGCAGAAGATTTTTGAGGATGCTAAATTGATGCAGTTCTTCCAAGAGGCCAAGTACGATGTTGTTCTGACTGACCCCTTCCTTGGCGGAGGGGTTCTTCTGGCTCATCGGTTGGGTCTGCCTCTGGTCTTCAATGTACGATGGACAGTCATGGAAGACGGACATCACACAGTTGCTCCCTCACCGCTCTCATACGTTCCCATACCAGGCAGTGAACTGACTGATAGGATGAGTTTTTGGCAaagggtgaaaaatgttttcttctcattaATGGTACTTCATGTCCGGGTGATAATAGAAGACTCTCACTACACACCATTTGTCCACCGTCACTTCGGTCCTGACGTCCACTATGATGAGCTTGTTCAGGCAGCAGATGTTTGGCTGATGAGAACTGACTTCACCTTTGAGTTCCCTCGTCCCACCATGCCCAATGTTGTCTACATGGGCGGGTTTCAGTGTAAACCCTCCAAAGCGCTTTCTCAAGATCTGGAGGACTTTGTCCAGAGCTCTGCAGAGCACGGTGTCATTATTATGAGCTTGGGGACCTTGGTGGGGAATCTCCCTGAGGATATAGCAGAACATGTGGCTGCTGCTTTTGCACAGTTGCCTCAGAAGGTCATCTGGAGGCATACCGGGAAGAGACCGTCCACCCTGGGAAACAACACCCTGCTGCTGGACTGGCTGCCCCAAAATGACCTCTTAGGACATCCAAAGACCAGAGTGTTTGTGGCTCATGGAGGCACCAATGGACTTCAAGAGGCCATCTACCACGGAGTTCCCATCGTCGGCATTCCTCTGATGTTTGACCAGGATGATAACCTGTTCAGGATGAGAGCGAGGGGCGTTGCCAAAGTGCTGGACATCAACACGTTACACAAAGACAACTTCCTGGAGGCGGTGAAGGAGGTGCTTCACCAGCCGTCCTACAGGGAGAACATGCAGGAGCTCTCCAGGCTGCACAGAGACCAGCCCCTGAAACCTCTGGACCGAGCCATGTTCTGGATCGAGTTTGTCATGAGACACAAGGGAGCAGCTCACTTAAAGACTGACTCCTACAAGATGTCTTGGATTCAGTACCACTCCATCGATGTAATCACACTGTTGCTAGTGTCAGTCACGCTGATGTCcctgatttgcattttaatagTGAAATGTTTGTGGTGTAAAGTGTTTggtaggaagaaaaaaaaccccaaataa